The Montipora capricornis isolate CH-2021 chromosome 6, ASM3666992v2, whole genome shotgun sequence genome has a window encoding:
- the LOC138053475 gene encoding uncharacterized protein: MSQEDVKALDIMKGSAKIVNGHYQIALPWRKYPPDLPNNKDLAENRLTSLKKRLIKDEKLHENYTNFMEDLVVKGYAQKVPKGKVGCKAGSSWYLPHHPVMHPRKPEKTRVVFDCARKAWNRFVEQQIDART; encoded by the coding sequence ATGTCACAAGAAGACGTGAAAGCTCTCGATATCATGAAGGGTTCTGCGAAGATTGTCAACGGACATTATCAGATTGCGCTACCTTGGCGTAAGTATCCACCAGACCTACCCAACAATAAAGACCTCGCCGAAAATCGTTTGACATCTCTCAAGAAGCGATTAATCAAAGATGAAAAATTGCACGAAAACTACACAAACTTTATGGAGGACCTTGTAGTGAAAGGCTATGCCCAGAAAGTTCCCAAAGGGAAAGTGGGCTGCAAAGCAGGGTCCAGCTGGTACCTGCCACATCATCCTGTGATGCATCCTCGTAAACCTGAGAAAACGCGGGTAGTTTTTGACTGCGCACGCAAAGCATGGAACCGCTTCGTTGAACAACAGATTGATGCAAGGACCTGA
- the LOC138053473 gene encoding uncharacterized protein, protein MRFRENSIALMADVQAMFYQVYVTPEDSDYLRYLWWPEGDIHKEPEEYQMKVHLFGGVSLPSCASFALRKCAEDNRDHYSTEAVNTVLRNFYVDDCLKSIDGEQEAIHLATELRQILSEGGFRLTK, encoded by the coding sequence ATGAGGTTCAGAGAGAATAGCATTGCATTGATGGCAGACGTGCAAGCCATGTTTTATCAAGTCTATGTAACCCCCGAAGACAGCGATTATCTACGTTATCTGTGGTGGCCAGAAGGAGACATCCACAAAGAACCCGAAGAGTACCAAATGAAGGTCCACCTTTTTGGAGGCGTATCTTTGCCTAGTTGCGCCAGTTTTGCGCTCAGAAAATGTGCTgaagacaacagagatcatTATTCAACTGAAGCCGTAAACACAGTCTTACGAAACTTTTATGTTGATGACTGTTTGAAGTCCATTGACGGCGAACAGGAAGCTATTCATCTCGCTACCGAGCTACGTCAAATTCTGTCTGAAGGTGGATTCAGACTCACCAAATGA